One window from the genome of Pseudoalteromonas sp. '520P1 No. 423' encodes:
- a CDS encoding HAMP domain-containing protein — protein MNKRLHNVLSVANRVIEGDLTIQPIEDNSGDEIGELAQAMNTMANSLMS, from the coding sequence ATTAATAAACGATTACATAACGTACTAAGTGTTGCAAATAGGGTCATTGAAGGTGATTTAACGATCCAACCTATCGAAGATAATAGTGGTGATGAAATAGGAGAGTTAGCTCAAGCTATGAATACTATGGCAAACTCTTTAATGAGTTAA